The bacterium region GTAGGGGCGACCGTCCACGGTCGCCCGCGGGCCGACCTGAACGGCGCGCCGTCGGTCGGCCCCTACGTCATCGCAAATGCGGGGCGGGGTGGGGAGCGAAAACGCGGCGGCCTGCGGCCTCCCTCTCCCTCCGGGAGAGGGGATGGGGGTGAGGGCCACCTTATAAAAAACGGGCCGACCTGAACGGCGCGCCGTCGGTCGGCCCCTACGTCATCGCAATTTACGCCGCGCTAAAACGCCAAAACCGCCTGCAACAGGTCCAGAATCATCAGCACACCCAGCGCGATCAACAACAATCCCCCCACTATCTCCACCACTTTCATGTGCTTCTTGATCCTGTTGAAGAAGCCGAAGAAGGCGTCCACCGCCAGGGTGGTGAGGATGAAAGGGATGGCAAGCCCGAACCCGTAGGCCGCCGCCAGGAAAACCGCCCCGAAGATATTGCTCTTGGTCATGGCCATGCCGATGATGCCGCCGAAGAAGCCCATGGTGCAGGCGGAAAAGGCGAAGGCGAAGGAGAGGCCCATGACGACGCTCTGCCAGGCGCTCCCGCCGCCGCCCTTGGTCCCCCCGCCGCCCAGGAAGTCCAGGAACGGGATGCGCACCAGCCCGGTCATGTGTACTCCGAATAAAACCACCACTGCTCCAAGGACGCGGAAGACCCAGATGCGCAGCGGGCTCGACGGGCTGAAGGCGACGCCCAGGACGCCGAAGACCGCGCCGATGAGCACGTAGACGATTATCACCCCGACGGCGAAGAAGAGCGCGTTCTTGACCATCTTGCGCCGGTTCTTCCGCTTCAGCTCCCGCTTCTCGTCCGCGGGCAGCGCCTCCATCTCCTTGCCGGTTATCTGGCCCAGCGACAGGCCGCTCATGTAGGAGATGAAGGCGGGCACCACCGGCAGCACGCAGGGGGTGATGAAGGTGAAGAGGCCCATCAGGATGGCCACCAGGACGCCGAGGAGGCTGAACTCGGCGGTCTGGCGCTCGGTCCAGGAGGGGCCCTCGTCCCCGGCGCTCTCGGCCGCCGCCGCCAGGGGTGCCGCCAGGGCGAGGAGGAGGAGAAGGATTGGAACGGCTCTCTTCAACGTCGGCTCCTCGGTTGGGATGTGTAGGGCGGCCCCGCAGGACGAGTCCCCTGCGGGCCGCCGTTTTCTAATTGTAGGACTGAGGTTACCTTCGGATGCAATTATGCCATAGTGAGTAAATCGTCATTGTAACCGATCCACGACGAGGCGCCGGGCGCCCCGCATCGGGCACCGCTCGTCGGCGGCCAGACCGGGGACCCACAGCGGACCGTCGGCGTCGGCGACGACGGGGTGGTACGGCCGCTCCCACGCCGGCACCCTTTTTTCGGCGAAAAGTTTTTTCAGCTTCTTCGCGCCCACGCCCGTCAGGCGGAGCGCATCGCCCCGTCCCGGCGTGCGGACCACGAGCGGCAGGTTTCCCTCCCCGAGGGGGATGGAGTCTGCGCCCCGGGCCGTCGGCGCGGCGGCCAACTCAACGCGGAACGCGCCCCACGTCCAGCTTCCCGGCCCGGTAATCCCCAGCCCGGCGGGGGGCGGCGGGGGGCGCTTCGGCCCCAGGCAGACCTGGGTCCAGCACCGGCGCAGCCTCCTGCCCCGGGGCAGGTCCACGGCGCCCTGGTCCTTCCCCCCGGCGACCAGCTCCGCCATCTCCGTCAGGTGGCCGCTCTCGAGAAACCCGCGCCAGCCGACCTCCCCGGCCCAGATGGCCCGCAGCGCCTCGTAGAGCAGCGCCTCGCCGGCCAGGGCCAGAAGCGGCCCCGAATAAACCGCGCCCCACGGGCCCTCGGAGAGGTAGGCCCGCTCCGCCAGCTCCTCCCCCACCGCGCGCAGGTAGGCCCGCTGGCGCCGGAGAATCCCCGCGGTCCGGGCCACGGCGGCGATCGCCCCGGGGTTGATTCTCACCAGGAGCGGCAGGACCTCGCGGCGTATCAGATTTCGGGCCGCCCCCAGGTCCTCGTTGGTGGGGTCCTCCCGCCAGGCGAGGCCCCGGTCCGCGAGGTAGGCCCGCAGCGCCGCGTGGTCCAGGTCCAGGAACGGCCGCCACAGCGGCCCGTCCAGCACCTCCATCCCGCCCAGTCCGTCGAGCCCCGCCCCCCGGACCAGGTTCACCAGCACCGTTTCGATCTGGTCCTCGCGGGTGTGGCCCAGGGCGATGCGCTCGAACCCTCCGTCGGCGGCGGTTTTGTGC contains the following coding sequences:
- a CDS encoding cytochrome c biogenesis CcdA family protein, producing the protein MKRAVPILLLLLALAAPLAAAAESAGDEGPSWTERQTAEFSLLGVLVAILMGLFTFITPCVLPVVPAFISYMSGLSLGQITGKEMEALPADEKRELKRKNRRKMVKNALFFAVGVIIVYVLIGAVFGVLGVAFSPSSPLRIWVFRVLGAVVVLFGVHMTGLVRIPFLDFLGGGGTKGGGGSAWQSVVMGLSFAFAFSACTMGFFGGIIGMAMTKSNIFGAVFLAAAYGFGLAIPFILTTLAVDAFFGFFNRIKKHMKVVEIVGGLLLIALGVLMILDLLQAVLAF
- the tilS gene encoding tRNA lysidine(34) synthetase TilS gives rise to the protein MTMTDSADNLFAPLRAALAATAPPAGTRVLVAVSGGADSTALLAALAESGPGLKLAVAHFDHGLRPDSADDAAHVVGLADRLGLECHVRRWRAAKKGEARAREARYDFLHKTAADGGFERIALGHTREDQIETVLVNLVRGAGLDGLGGMEVLDGPLWRPFLDLDHAALRAYLADRGLAWREDPTNEDLGAARNLIRREVLPLLVRINPGAIAAVARTAGILRRQRAYLRAVGEELAERAYLSEGPWGAVYSGPLLALAGEALLYEALRAIWAGEVGWRGFLESGHLTEMAELVAGGKDQGAVDLPRGRRLRRCWTQVCLGPKRPPPPPAGLGITGPGSWTWGAFRVELAAAPTARGADSIPLGEGNLPLVVRTPGRGDALRLTGVGAKKLKKLFAEKRVPAWERPYHPVVADADGPLWVPGLAADERCPMRGARRLVVDRLQ